One window of the Emcibacter sp. genome contains the following:
- a CDS encoding ATP-binding cassette domain-containing protein, whose translation MKSLLPLRLEKIYYRPAGNDVLKNISLTLEKDKITILLGPNGAGKSSLLKICHGLAFPSSGTLKWASEESVGRRQTMIFTTPVLLRRTVGQNLSYVLDHAGIDRTQGGSLIQEMLGKFGLLNLIDRPARSLSTGEQQKISMIRAFLLSPEVIFLDEPTAHLDPHATAFLEKMMQEFHHKGTSLVMTTHDLMQARRLADNVIFMQDGHIVEAAPATDFFSNPREQASRDFLEGKIS comes from the coding sequence ATGAAATCCCTTCTCCCCCTGAGGCTCGAAAAAATATATTACCGTCCCGCCGGCAACGACGTTCTGAAAAATATCTCGCTGACCCTGGAAAAAGACAAGATTACCATCCTGCTCGGCCCCAACGGCGCCGGCAAAAGCAGCCTTTTGAAAATCTGCCACGGCCTGGCATTTCCGTCTTCCGGCACCCTGAAATGGGCCTCTGAGGAGTCTGTGGGCAGACGGCAGACCATGATTTTCACAACGCCCGTACTGCTGCGGCGAACTGTCGGGCAGAATTTATCCTATGTCCTGGATCATGCCGGAATCGACCGAACACAAGGAGGCAGCCTCATTCAAGAGATGCTTGGAAAATTCGGCCTGCTGAACCTTATCGATCGTCCCGCGCGCAGCCTGTCTACCGGAGAGCAGCAGAAAATCAGCATGATCCGGGCTTTTCTCCTGTCACCGGAAGTCATATTCCTTGATGAACCCACCGCCCATCTCGATCCTCATGCTACGGCTTTCCTAGAAAAAATGATGCAGGAATTTCACCACAAAGGGACAAGCCTTGTCATGACCACGCATGACCTGATGCAGGCCCGGCGCCTGGCAGACAATGTCATTTTCATGCAGGACGGACACATTGTGGAAGCCGCCCCGGCCACAGATTTCTTCAGCAATCCCAGGGAACAGGCCAGCCGTGATTTTCTTGAAGGCAAAATTTCATGA
- a CDS encoding substrate-binding domain-containing protein, with product MTRTPIVLALVMIALSTFPVQSKPLLLMATTTTENSGFLEYIVQKIEKNTGVDLVYVAYGTGKVLRSARDGNADLVFVHDPASEKTFIEQGYALARYPVMKNQFVIVGPNKDPARISAATSPEEAFRRIENTGSLFISRGDESGTHKAEQRIWLKLKTDRQQPYPKWYLKSGSGMGRTLNIAVEKQAYTLVDNATWAAFRNKQNFTILYSGGKELENIYSFLTLPGPSRDPEKRDRLNAVMNWVLSDNFSLAVIEFSVTNQHVYTPLAK from the coding sequence ATGACCCGAACGCCCATTGTCCTTGCCCTCGTAATGATCGCCCTGTCTACTTTCCCGGTTCAGTCTAAACCTCTCCTTCTGATGGCAACGACCACAACCGAAAATTCGGGTTTTCTGGAATATATCGTACAGAAAATAGAGAAAAACACCGGCGTTGACCTGGTCTATGTGGCCTATGGCACCGGAAAAGTGCTGCGGTCCGCCCGCGACGGCAATGCGGACCTCGTATTTGTCCATGACCCGGCAAGTGAAAAAACTTTTATCGAGCAGGGTTACGCCCTCGCCCGTTATCCGGTGATGAAAAACCAATTTGTCATCGTCGGCCCGAACAAGGACCCTGCCCGGATTTCGGCGGCAACCTCACCGGAGGAAGCCTTCCGGAGGATCGAAAACACCGGCTCTCTTTTCATTTCCCGCGGTGATGAAAGCGGCACCCATAAGGCAGAGCAGAGAATATGGCTCAAGCTCAAAACAGACCGGCAACAGCCCTACCCCAAATGGTATCTGAAAAGCGGCAGCGGCATGGGACGCACCCTGAATATTGCCGTGGAGAAGCAGGCCTACACGCTGGTGGACAATGCCACCTGGGCGGCCTTTCGCAATAAACAGAATTTCACCATCCTGTATAGCGGCGGCAAGGAACTGGAGAATATATACAGTTTTCTGACCCTGCCCGGACCCTCCCGGGACCCTGAAAAACGAGACCGGCTTAACGCCGTGATGAACTGGGTATTGTCAGACAATTTCAGCCTGGCTGTAATCGAATTTTCCGTTACAAATCAACACGTTTACACCCCTCTGGCAAAATAG
- a CDS encoding SufE family protein, which translates to MDMNEVIETFEFLEDWEDRYKYIIDLGRDLPELSDEEKTEENRVHGCTSRVWLVHQLEDGKVIFRGESDAHIVRGLVALMLMIYSGKSPAEIIQTDARAVLNQLGLEKHLSPMRTNGLFAMDEKIKSIARAYAGLS; encoded by the coding sequence ATGGATATGAACGAAGTCATTGAAACCTTCGAGTTTCTGGAAGACTGGGAAGACAGATACAAATATATCATTGACCTCGGGCGCGACCTGCCGGAACTTTCTGATGAGGAAAAGACCGAGGAAAACCGGGTGCATGGCTGTACGAGTCGGGTCTGGCTTGTTCATCAGCTCGAGGATGGAAAAGTGATTTTCCGGGGCGAAAGCGATGCCCATATCGTGCGCGGGCTTGTCGCCCTGATGCTGATGATCTATTCCGGCAAAAGCCCGGCCGAGATTATCCAGACCGACGCCCGGGCAGTTCTTAACCAGCTTGGCCTGGAAAAGCATCTTTCCCCCATGCGCACCAACGGCCTTTTTGCCATGGACGAGAAAATAAAATCCATCGCCCGGGCCTATGCCGGACTTTCCTGA
- a CDS encoding group III truncated hemoglobin, whose protein sequence is MAFSEITPENIKILVDTFYGKIRKDDFLGPIFDEKIGDRWDQHLPKMYAFWANVMLKTGGYDGRPVPPHVGIKGISRDHFSHWLDLFHATARELYEPDQAEQFVNRSNLIAESLQIAIFRILGQEGGFVAKPWTPADNG, encoded by the coding sequence ATGGCTTTTTCCGAAATCACACCTGAAAATATCAAGATCCTTGTGGACACCTTCTATGGCAAGATCCGCAAGGATGATTTCCTTGGCCCGATCTTCGACGAGAAAATCGGTGACCGCTGGGACCAGCATCTGCCGAAAATGTATGCCTTCTGGGCCAATGTGATGCTGAAGACCGGCGGATATGACGGCCGGCCTGTTCCGCCCCATGTAGGTATCAAAGGCATCAGCCGGGATCATTTTTCCCACTGGCTCGACCTGTTTCATGCCACGGCCCGGGAACTTTATGAGCCGGATCAGGCGGAACAATTTGTCAATCGCAGCAATCTTATTGCAGAAAGCCTGCAAATTGCTATCTTCAGGATATTGGGACAGGAGGGCGGCTTTGTCGCCAAGCCCTGGACACCTGCCGACAATGGATAG
- a CDS encoding sulfurtransferase TusA family protein — protein MSEEKRKIRELDVSGHKCPIPVLRLRKMLEISAPSSYIRVRATDEMTLLDIPHFCHQAGHALEQQTEESGFYIYLVRKSAKQNKSG, from the coding sequence ATGAGCGAGGAAAAAAGAAAGATCAGGGAACTTGATGTATCGGGCCATAAATGCCCGATCCCGGTTCTGCGTCTTCGAAAAATGCTGGAAATCAGCGCCCCGTCTTCCTATATCAGGGTCAGGGCGACTGATGAAATGACACTTCTGGATATACCGCATTTCTGTCATCAGGCCGGCCATGCACTGGAACAGCAGACCGAGGAGAGTGGATTTTATATCTATCTGGTCCGGAAGTCTGCCAAACAGAATAAATCAGGGTAG
- a CDS encoding S8 family peptidase: MIKMKGLFVPVSLAFFVAGCGGSGGGGGLVTSPTPTTSTPVPVAPVVNYNTSEYRLNYGLDQMGAIAAYEEGITGEGITVAVIDSGIDTDNPELVGNISPDSISIFTNSYEDVEDVDGHGTAVAGVIAAVKNSTWVHGVAYNSTILAINAADPGTCGSPDDCEFYDNDIADAVDYAVAQGASVINISLGGDARNNDKLQNALRDAVEAGVVIVVSAGNIEDAAPPGTGDEPEASALDALESWANGQIIIAGSVDKFNEISYFSYKAGTIAQEVFLVAAGEEVPAVDIDEEFIWAYSGTSFSAPHIAGAAALLFEAFPNLTGQEVAELLYSTATDLGDPGLDEIYGSGLVNLTAAFAPQGTTSLAVQTTAGDVVILSTDNTVIYEPGAFGSLSAVAGALSSSMMLDGYNRSFSIDLGSNIHLNTSGPDLATIVDSSLQARDATLSLSPTAAINFSWKEEDRFREIDELYFSNLNSAEKRVRDLRFSFRQELEGGAQFSLARGLTVAEITSDYNHDDFLTIGKGDFLSLMLRDNSETALVGLPLEQGTRLRMSMGQGQRNYDDLGLETESSLFLGELEHDLSPYLTAGFDLGMLHERGTVLGSLSDGALKIGDGASSLFGTLRFDYTLSRGLSLFGNLSYGLTTVEATSASLLGNMDRLVSRSFSLGLKGRDLAGWGEQISLAVSQPLRVENGQADVSYVAGRDYVNDTLDFASRQVSLAPDGREVDIELAVEMANFFGASLRMNLLHQINPGHSSTAGDISSVLFRLSSGF; encoded by the coding sequence ATGATTAAAATGAAGGGTTTATTTGTTCCCGTTTCACTGGCGTTTTTTGTTGCCGGTTGCGGCGGATCAGGGGGGGGCGGAGGACTGGTAACGTCTCCGACACCGACGACGTCAACTCCCGTGCCGGTGGCCCCGGTTGTCAATTATAACACGTCTGAATATCGGCTGAACTATGGCCTTGACCAGATGGGGGCCATTGCCGCCTATGAGGAAGGCATCACGGGTGAAGGTATTACCGTGGCGGTCATCGATTCAGGGATCGACACGGACAATCCGGAGCTGGTTGGTAATATCAGCCCCGACAGCATCAGTATTTTTACCAACAGCTATGAAGACGTGGAAGATGTGGACGGTCACGGCACCGCAGTCGCCGGGGTGATTGCTGCGGTGAAAAACAGCACCTGGGTGCATGGCGTGGCCTATAATTCAACAATTCTGGCGATCAATGCCGCCGATCCCGGCACCTGCGGCAGCCCGGATGATTGTGAGTTCTATGACAACGACATTGCCGATGCAGTGGATTACGCTGTGGCGCAGGGGGCCAGTGTCATCAATATCAGCCTTGGCGGTGATGCACGGAATAATGACAAGTTGCAAAATGCCCTGCGGGACGCGGTGGAGGCCGGCGTGGTGATCGTGGTGTCGGCCGGGAATATTGAAGATGCCGCACCGCCTGGCACCGGCGATGAACCGGAAGCATCAGCATTGGACGCTTTGGAAAGCTGGGCCAACGGCCAGATTATCATCGCCGGATCGGTTGATAAATTTAATGAGATTAGCTATTTCAGTTACAAAGCGGGGACGATCGCCCAGGAAGTCTTTCTGGTCGCGGCAGGAGAAGAAGTTCCCGCGGTAGATATCGATGAAGAATTTATATGGGCTTATTCCGGCACCTCCTTCTCCGCCCCCCATATTGCCGGGGCGGCAGCCTTGTTGTTCGAGGCCTTTCCAAACCTGACCGGACAGGAAGTGGCCGAACTGCTCTATTCCACCGCCACCGATCTCGGCGATCCCGGTCTGGATGAAATATACGGCTCCGGCCTGGTCAATCTGACGGCTGCCTTTGCGCCGCAGGGCACTACATCTCTGGCGGTACAGACGACAGCCGGCGACGTGGTCATCCTGTCGACGGACAATACCGTCATCTACGAACCCGGCGCTTTCGGCAGCCTGTCCGCCGTGGCGGGCGCCCTGTCCTCCAGCATGATGCTGGACGGGTACAACCGGTCCTTCAGCATTGATCTCGGCAGCAATATCCACCTCAATACGTCAGGTCCCGATCTTGCCACTATTGTGGACAGCAGCCTGCAGGCGCGTGATGCGACCCTGTCGCTGTCCCCGACGGCAGCAATCAATTTTTCCTGGAAGGAAGAAGACAGGTTTCGGGAAATTGACGAGCTTTATTTCAGCAACCTGAATTCAGCGGAAAAACGGGTCCGCGACCTGCGTTTTTCCTTCCGTCAGGAACTGGAAGGGGGTGCGCAGTTCAGTCTGGCCCGCGGGTTGACGGTGGCGGAAATCACCTCGGACTACAACCATGATGATTTCCTGACCATCGGCAAGGGGGATTTCCTGTCGCTGATGCTGCGGGACAACAGCGAGACGGCTTTGGTCGGTCTGCCGCTGGAACAGGGAACACGCCTGAGAATGTCCATGGGGCAGGGCCAGAGGAATTATGATGACCTTGGCCTCGAAACCGAAAGCAGCCTGTTTCTCGGTGAGCTTGAGCATGATCTCTCCCCCTACCTGACAGCCGGCTTTGATCTGGGTATGCTGCACGAGCGCGGCACGGTGCTGGGCAGCCTGTCCGACGGGGCCCTGAAAATAGGCGACGGCGCCAGCAGCCTGTTCGGTACCCTGCGCTTTGACTATACCCTGTCGCGCGGCCTCAGCCTCTTCGGCAACCTGTCCTATGGCCTGACCACTGTCGAGGCCACCTCCGCCAGTTTGCTGGGCAACATGGACAGGCTGGTCTCCCGCAGTTTCTCGCTTGGATTGAAAGGACGTGATCTGGCCGGCTGGGGGGAACAGATCAGCCTCGCCGTAAGCCAGCCGTTGCGGGTAGAAAACGGACAGGCTGATGTGAGCTATGTGGCAGGCCGGGATTACGTCAATGACACACTTGACTTTGCCAGCCGGCAGGTGTCGCTTGCCCCGGACGGGCGCGAAGTGGATATTGAACTTGCGGTGGAGATGGCGAACTTTTTCGGCGCTTCCCTGCGCATGAACCTGCTGCACCAGATCAATCCGGGTCACAGCAGCACGGCAGGCGATATATCATCGGTCCTGTTCAGGCTGTCTTCCGGTTTCTGA
- the mnmC gene encoding bifunctional tRNA (5-methylaminomethyl-2-thiouridine)(34)-methyltransferase MnmD/FAD-dependent 5-carboxymethylaminomethyl-2-thiouridine(34) oxidoreductase MnmC has product MSPDDLYWQEDGTPASRRFNDIYYSPENGLEESRHVFLEGTGAPGIWKNRNQFSIGETGFGTGLNFLLSVREWRATAPKGAHLFYLSVEKYPLAPNDIRKAISRWPELSRELDELLDIYPEPIEGFHQRSLFDGRVTLLLLFGDAADMLSRCARRPLDAWYLDGFAPRRNADMWKDELFEQLARLSAPGTRIATFTAAGFVRRGLEQAGFALQKTPGFGRKRECLKGQFTDAAVTSKPVRDEPWYRLPAALPRNNHIAILGAGIAGMMTGWHLSRAGYRVTVIDRRDAPMQETSGNPAAILDPFLSIDDGREGRFHRHALLYALKFYHDLPDGIFHACGLERRASSAREQDRFDRIMETTPLPDHILQQREDGSLYFPSLGYLLPEKLCEFLRQDLDFRGGVQVEKIEQREDKWHFPDAAGDSLQAADAVILTAPSLIRKLSQTSHLPLDALSGQISWFRTPASTPDHIVTEEGYVIPPLDLNGEKVTIAGASFQPVDDPDSILPLTGREHKENRERAAVLLPELGQADLLGGRSAIRWFSPNHLPYAGPVPDADFYLQEYEPLRHGPRHRPLPGARYHPNIFMLSALGARGFLTSPLLAQHLASLIIGTVPPLEQYITNALHPGRFLIRKLVKGR; this is encoded by the coding sequence ATGTCGCCGGATGACCTTTACTGGCAGGAGGACGGCACACCCGCCTCGCGACGGTTCAATGATATCTATTACAGTCCGGAAAACGGACTGGAGGAAAGCCGTCATGTATTTCTGGAAGGCACCGGCGCGCCCGGCATCTGGAAAAACCGGAACCAGTTCAGCATCGGCGAGACCGGCTTCGGCACCGGCCTGAATTTCCTGCTTTCGGTCCGGGAATGGCGGGCGACAGCGCCAAAAGGCGCCCATCTGTTTTATCTGTCCGTCGAAAAATACCCGCTTGCCCCCAACGATATCCGCAAGGCGATTTCCCGGTGGCCGGAACTGTCCCGGGAACTTGACGAACTGCTCGACATCTATCCGGAACCCATCGAAGGGTTTCACCAGCGTTCCCTCTTTGACGGTCGGGTAACCCTGTTGCTGCTGTTCGGTGATGCCGCCGACATGCTGTCCCGCTGCGCCCGCCGTCCCCTGGATGCCTGGTATCTGGACGGTTTTGCCCCGCGCCGCAACGCGGACATGTGGAAAGATGAACTTTTTGAGCAGCTGGCCAGATTGAGCGCTCCCGGCACCCGCATTGCCACCTTTACCGCCGCGGGATTTGTCCGCCGGGGACTGGAACAGGCAGGTTTTGCCCTTCAAAAGACACCCGGTTTCGGTCGCAAGCGGGAATGCCTGAAAGGTCAGTTCACCGATGCCGCCGTGACGTCAAAACCGGTCAGGGACGAGCCCTGGTACAGGTTGCCGGCCGCACTGCCCCGGAACAATCATATCGCCATCCTCGGCGCCGGCATTGCCGGCATGATGACCGGCTGGCATCTTTCCCGGGCCGGTTACCGGGTCACAGTGATCGACCGCCGGGACGCCCCCATGCAGGAAACCTCCGGCAATCCGGCTGCCATCCTTGATCCCTTCCTCAGCATAGACGACGGCCGGGAAGGCCGCTTTCACCGTCATGCCCTGCTGTATGCCCTGAAGTTTTACCACGACCTTCCTGATGGCATATTCCATGCCTGCGGGCTGGAACGGCGGGCATCGTCAGCCAGGGAACAGGATCGATTCGACCGGATCATGGAAACCACTCCCCTGCCGGACCACATCCTGCAGCAGAGGGAAGACGGCAGCCTTTATTTTCCTTCTCTCGGTTACCTGCTGCCGGAAAAGCTGTGTGAGTTTCTCAGGCAGGATCTGGACTTCAGGGGCGGCGTGCAGGTAGAGAAAATTGAGCAACGAGAGGACAAATGGCATTTTCCTGATGCAGCAGGAGACTCCCTGCAAGCCGCCGATGCGGTGATCCTGACCGCCCCGTCCCTGATCCGGAAGTTGAGCCAGACGTCCCACCTGCCGCTGGATGCCCTGAGCGGCCAGATCAGCTGGTTCCGCACTCCTGCCTCGACACCGGATCATATTGTCACCGAAGAAGGTTATGTGATCCCACCGCTGGATCTGAATGGCGAAAAAGTCACCATTGCCGGAGCAAGCTTCCAGCCGGTGGATGATCCGGACAGTATCCTGCCGCTGACCGGCCGGGAACATAAGGAAAACCGGGAAAGGGCCGCCGTCCTGTTGCCGGAACTCGGTCAGGCCGACCTGTTGGGGGGACGTAGCGCCATCCGCTGGTTCAGCCCCAACCATCTGCCCTATGCGGGTCCCGTGCCGGACGCGGACTTTTACCTGCAGGAATATGAGCCTCTGCGGCATGGTCCGCGCCACCGCCCGCTCCCCGGCGCCCGCTATCACCCGAATATATTTATGCTGAGCGCCCTTGGCGCCCGGGGTTTTCTGACCTCGCCCCTTTTGGCCCAGCATCTTGCCAGCCTGATCATCGGAACCGTTCCGCCTCTGGAACAATATATCACCAATGCCCTGCATCCGGGCCGGTTCCTGATCCGAAAGCTGGTCAAAGGACGATAA
- a CDS encoding ABC transporter permease — MEQTPGIVLQAIKLIFSTDSAVWEIVALSLYVSLTALLLAALIGLPLGAVLALKRFPGNTLLNVVLNTFMGLPPVVVGLLVYMMLSRSGPLGLLGLLYTPGAMIVAQTLLILPIIAALSRQVLSDYNREYDELFRSWGLGFGQSCLTLIRESRLSLMTVMLAGFGRAIAEVGAVMIVGGNIEHYTRTMTTTIQMEVTKGNLELAMALGIVLLLIALGANFLLHWIRILNRVHMGGDR; from the coding sequence ATGGAACAGACCCCCGGAATAGTCCTGCAGGCCATAAAACTTATTTTTTCCACCGACAGTGCGGTCTGGGAAATTGTGGCGTTAAGCCTTTATGTGAGCCTCACTGCCCTGCTGCTGGCGGCCCTGATTGGCCTGCCCCTGGGCGCCGTGCTGGCATTAAAACGTTTTCCCGGGAATACCCTGCTCAATGTGGTGCTCAATACTTTTATGGGCCTGCCGCCTGTGGTTGTCGGGCTTTTGGTTTATATGATGCTGTCACGCAGCGGACCGCTGGGCCTGCTCGGGCTTCTCTATACACCCGGCGCCATGATTGTCGCCCAGACCCTTTTGATCCTGCCGATCATCGCCGCCCTGAGCCGCCAGGTGCTGTCCGATTACAATAGGGAATATGATGAACTGTTCCGCTCCTGGGGCCTTGGATTTGGCCAGAGCTGCCTGACCCTGATCCGGGAAAGCCGCCTCAGCCTGATGACCGTCATGCTGGCAGGGTTCGGCCGCGCCATTGCAGAAGTCGGGGCCGTGATGATCGTCGGCGGCAATATTGAGCATTATACCCGCACCATGACCACCACCATCCAGATGGAAGTCACCAAAGGCAATCTGGAACTGGCCATGGCCCTTGGTATTGTCCTGCTGCTCATTGCCCTGGGGGCCAATTTCCTCCTGCACTGGATCAGGATTCTGAACCGGGTTCATATGGGAGGCGACAGATAA
- a CDS encoding EAL domain-containing protein, whose amino-acid sequence MNGDILPINKKTAASAAGDIQFLLEGLPQGVAFFDHALRLETWNKKFLNILDTPENFLRQARCLRDFLSLTVSESPDHANSISSRIIDEMKQADLAGDLFPVSFEQLLPSGKYIEVRGEPVPGAGYSLTLTDITARKEAEGSKHDNLREMSDQLEEIRGDRHTVEQQASDALQLAEELALAQNEAEESARRIQAILDAMADGLLTVDRNACIVTANHAVEEMFGYSLDEIVGQSLLFLLNSTFFMDQEGLVSYFDSIEKDKKEYKRKETGYRKNGTHFPIELSIREVEFSDQRQFTVLVRDVSERFEAETLIRKMAMHDSLTGLANRNLLQQRLDEALKMAKRLGRKVSVMFLDLDMFKPVNDLYGHGTGDKLLRIVAERLTECAREVDTVARLGGDEFAIVFTNLDDESVVTRIAKRILDSIQKPIEIDDKIHQVGTSIGISFFPHDSRNPDELIRMADVALYQAKDNGRRLYRIYDSQMDASAKAEKEIEMDLSRAIENNEMSLHFQPQLDTIDNSIVGAEALVRWHHPVRGTVPPYHFIPIAEHCGEIIPIGQWIMETACRQAREWQEKGLPSFRVCVNISAKQFHLRDFTEKVEEALEESGLAPQWLELEITEGMVIADQDSIIPKLEKLASLGVTLAIDDFGTGYSSLAYLKKFSVHQLKIDQSFIRDITEDHDDAAITDAVIRLGHSLGLTVVAEGVETEEHVQLLRQKGCDVLQGYHFSEPLPSEQFEEWVHAHINRVTD is encoded by the coding sequence ATGAATGGTGACATATTGCCGATAAATAAAAAAACAGCTGCTTCAGCAGCAGGCGATATTCAGTTTTTGCTCGAGGGGCTGCCACAGGGGGTTGCCTTTTTCGACCACGCGTTACGGTTGGAGACCTGGAACAAAAAATTTCTGAATATTCTCGACACACCGGAAAATTTCCTCCGGCAGGCAAGATGTCTGCGCGATTTTCTTTCCCTGACAGTATCTGAATCCCCTGACCATGCAAACAGCATCAGCAGCCGGATCATTGACGAAATGAAACAGGCTGACCTGGCCGGCGATCTGTTCCCGGTGTCTTTCGAACAACTCCTGCCCAGCGGAAAATATATTGAAGTCAGAGGTGAACCGGTCCCCGGAGCCGGATATAGCCTGACTCTGACGGACATCACTGCCCGCAAGGAAGCGGAAGGTTCCAAACATGACAACCTGCGTGAAATGTCTGATCAACTGGAAGAAATACGTGGCGATCGACACACAGTGGAGCAGCAGGCGTCGGACGCCCTGCAACTGGCCGAAGAGCTCGCGCTTGCACAGAATGAAGCTGAAGAATCTGCCCGACGCATCCAGGCGATCCTGGACGCCATGGCAGACGGCCTCCTGACTGTCGACCGGAACGCCTGTATCGTCACCGCCAATCATGCCGTCGAGGAAATGTTCGGCTATTCCCTTGACGAGATCGTCGGGCAAAGTCTTTTGTTCCTGCTAAATTCCACCTTCTTTATGGATCAGGAGGGCCTGGTCAGCTATTTCGATTCCATCGAAAAAGACAAAAAAGAATATAAGCGCAAAGAAACAGGATATCGTAAAAACGGTACCCATTTCCCCATTGAGCTGAGCATTCGCGAAGTTGAATTCAGCGACCAGAGGCAGTTTACGGTTCTGGTGCGGGATGTTTCCGAAAGATTTGAAGCGGAAACCCTGATCCGGAAAATGGCCATGCATGACAGCCTGACCGGCCTGGCCAACAGAAACCTGCTTCAGCAACGGCTGGACGAAGCCCTGAAAATGGCGAAACGACTTGGCCGGAAAGTCTCGGTCATGTTCCTCGATCTGGATATGTTCAAACCGGTCAACGATCTTTACGGCCACGGCACCGGTGACAAACTGTTGCGGATCGTTGCCGAACGGCTGACGGAATGCGCCCGCGAAGTGGACACAGTGGCCCGGCTGGGCGGCGATGAATTCGCCATCGTCTTCACCAATCTGGATGACGAGTCCGTTGTCACCAGAATTGCCAAGCGTATTCTCGACAGTATCCAGAAACCGATTGAAATTGACGACAAAATCCATCAGGTCGGCACCAGCATCGGCATCAGTTTCTTTCCTCATGATTCCCGCAATCCGGACGAACTGATCCGCATGGCGGATGTCGCCTTGTATCAGGCCAAGGATAATGGTCGACGACTGTACCGGATATATGATTCCCAGATGGACGCTTCTGCCAAGGCGGAAAAGGAAATCGAGATGGACCTGAGCCGGGCCATCGAAAATAATGAGATGAGTCTGCATTTTCAGCCTCAGCTGGACACTATCGACAACAGCATTGTCGGGGCGGAAGCCCTGGTCCGCTGGCACCACCCGGTGCGCGGCACTGTGCCGCCGTACCATTTTATTCCTATTGCCGAACACTGCGGAGAAATCATCCCGATCGGCCAGTGGATCATGGAAACGGCCTGCCGACAGGCCCGGGAATGGCAGGAAAAGGGTCTGCCCTCATTCAGGGTTTGTGTCAATATTTCCGCCAAGCAGTTTCATCTTCGGGATTTCACCGAGAAGGTGGAAGAGGCTCTGGAAGAATCCGGTCTGGCACCGCAATGGCTTGAACTTGAAATTACCGAAGGCATGGTGATTGCCGATCAGGACAGCATCATTCCAAAACTGGAAAAGCTGGCCAGCCTGGGCGTGACACTCGCTATCGACGATTTCGGCACCGGGTACAGCTCGCTGGCTTACCTGAAGAAATTTTCCGTCCATCAACTGAAAATCGATCAGTCTTTCATCCGTGACATCACGGAAGACCATGACGATGCCGCCATAACCGACGCCGTAATCCGCCTCGGTCACAGCCTTGGCCTGACGGTGGTTGCCGAAGGCGTTGAAACAGAAGAACATGTACAGCTCTTGCGCCAGAAAGGCTGCGACGTGCTGCAGGGTTATCATTTCAGCGAACCGCTGCCGTCAGAGCAGTTTGAAGAATGGGTGCATGCCCATATCAACAGGGTGACGGACTGA